The region AAGACCGCCTTGTGCAGCTGCAGCCCACGTAGTGGTGAGAGTCTGTTGACTATATGCCGGTGGGGCTTTCGATGAAAACCGATGGTATACCCAGAGCGTCCTGCACGTGTCTTGCGAGTGCCTTTGGGCCAAGGGTCTCCGTGGCGTAGTGGCCGCCGAAGACGACGTTGATGCCCGCGTCGCGCGCGAGGGTTGCCGCCTCGTGGCTTGCCTCTCCAGTGAGATATACGTCCGCTCCTGCTTCTACCGCCTGAATCAGGTCGGAACCGGCGCCACCGCTGCATATCGCCACCCGTACGACCTTGCGCTTTCCGAACTCGAGGAGCTTCACGGGTGAGCCGAGGCACCGCTCCACCGTGCTCGCGAGGTCCTGTAAGCTCGTTTCCTCTACCTCACCGACGAGGCCGATGAGGGAGCCCCTGTACCGGAGGAACGGCCTAGCGTTCTCGAGGCCGATCATCTTCGCGAGCTGGGCGTTGTTCCCCACTTCCGGATGCATGTCCAACGGTAGGTGGGCGGCGTAAAGGCCCATTTCGTTGTCAATGAGGAATTTGACGCGCCGATAAAGCGGCCCGCGGAGCGGAGCCTTTCCCCAGAAGAGCCCGTGATGGACCAGCAGGAGCTGGGCGCCCGCCTCCCTTGCGCGCGCGAAAGCGGAGAAGCTCGCGTCCACTGCGGCCGCAACGCGCGTCACGTCCCTGTCGGTCTCGACTTGGAGGCCGTTGAGAGAGGAATCGTCGATCTCGTCCGTTCGGAGATATGAATCGAGGTGCTGCACAACTTGGCAGAGATCCATGGTTGTCACCGCCTGTCCTGGAGTTGCACCTTCTCCGCCGGTTTCCGCTGCTCGCGCGCAGCAGTCTCGCCCGCAGCGATGACGCCCCGGCGAAGCCCGGCTGCTCCTAAAATGATACCACATGGAGCCAAGTCGGCGCCACTTGCTCAGAGGGGCGCGCCTATCTCGCTCCCGGACGTACCACAGTCTCCCAGGCGTAGCACAGTCAGGGCGAATCTGGCGGGAGAATCCCGAGCGCGTCGCGCCGTGGCGCAGTGTGCACAATTGTGTTGACATCCGCCTGCCCAAGGTGGTAGACTGTGCCTAGAACGTGTACCCAGAACCAGGCCACGATTTGGCCGCGAGGAGGCAGTGTCAATATGTCGACGCCCGCAAACTCTCTCCAGAAGCGAGTCAATGCCTTTTCCAGCAGGCTTGCAAAGGTGAAGAACGACGATCTCTACTTCTACCTGCAGAAGGTGGACGCGCTGGACGGGGCGAGGGTGCAGATCGACGGCAGGTGGAAGGTGATATTCTCGTCCTATTCATATCTCGGCCTCATCACTCATCCGCGGATAAACGCCGCGGCGAACAAGGCCACCGACGAGCTCGGGACGGGCACTCACGGCGTGCGGATCCTCGCGGGCACGACCAGACTCCATGTGGCTCTCGAGAGGAAGATGGCGGAGTTCATGAGGACCGAGGACGCCATCGCTTTCAGCAGCGGCTTCCTGGCGAACGTGGCCACCATCTCGTCTCTGATGGGAAAGGGCGACGCGGTGATCTGTGACGAGCTCTCCCACGCGAGCCTCGTTGACGGCTGCAGGCTGTCGAGGGCTGAGTTCCTCTGGGCGAAGCACAATGACCTCGACGACATGGAGCGAATCCTGGCCGACGCCAAAGACAAGTACCGCGGCAAGCTGGTCATCGTGGACGCCGTATACAGCATGGACGGTGACGTGGCGCCAGTGCCGGACCTGATCGAGCTCGCAAACAAGTACGACGCATGGCTCCTCGTGGACGAGGCGCATTCGCTGGGCGTCCTCGGGGAGACGGGCCACGGCATTCAGGAGTACTTCGGCCTTCCCGCCGGGGCGATACATATCCTGACGGGGTCGCTGTCAAAGACGATCCCTGCCGTGGGCGGATACGCAGCGGGCAAGGCTGACTTCATCTCGTTCCTGCGCCACAACGCCAGGGGCTTCGTGTTCTCCGCGGCGCTTCCGCCGGCGGCCGCGGCTGCGGCGTGCGAAGCATTTGACGTCATTGAGGAGGAGCAGTGGCGCATCGGGAAGCTGCGACGCAACATCGAAAGGTTCGTGGACGGCCTGAGCGAGCTTGGCTACAACACTCTGAATACCAAGAGCTCGGTCATCCCCATCGTCATCGGGGATGAGGAAACAACGCTCAAGCTCACGATGCTCCTACACAATCAAGGCATCTTCATCTGTCCGATCCTGCCGCCAGCCGTGCCTCCGAAGACGTGCAGGCTCCGCGCGAACGTCCTCGCGTCCCACACGGACGAGGACATCGACTTCGCCCTGGAATGCCTGGCGAGGTCCGGAGAGCAGCTAGGCATCATCGGAGCGGGAAGGCAGGCTGCCCTATGAAGGCCGTCCAGTTTCTCGGCACCGTGCCCCGTTACCTGTTCTCGAAGGCGGTGGGGGCGCTCACAGAAAAGGCCTTCTACGGCGTCGGGTCAGGCGTGGTGCTGCGCGAGGTCGAGGAGCCGCAGCTGCCCAGCGCTAAGTGGGTCAAAGTGAAGACCCGGTACTCCGGGATATGCGGGAGCGACATCAACCTCATTCTGCTGCATGACAGCCCCAGTTCGTCGCCGTACGTATCGTTTCCGTTCACGTTTGGCCACGAGAACTGCGGCACAGTAGTGGAGGTCGGCGCCGCCGTCGACCAAGTCCGCGTCGGCCAGAGGGTGCTTGTCGACCCGGTGCTCTCGTGCGGTCCGCGGGAGATAGCCCAGAAGTGCGATTTTTGCAGGCGCGGTGACTATTCCCTCTGCCAGAACTTCACGGAAGGCATAGTGTCACCCGGGTTCGCCATAGGCCTGTGCCGCGATACGGGGGGCGGTTGGGGGGAGGTATTCGTCGCGCACGAGTCCCAGGTGATTCCGCTGGATGACGACGTGACGTTTGAAGATGCCGTGGTCGTGGACGCGTTTTGCTCCGCGCTCCATCCCGTCCTGCGGAACTTCCCTGATGACCGCGATACGTGCCTCGTGATGGGAGCCGGGGTCGTCGGCATATCCGTGGTCGCGGCGCTCCGGGCGCTGGGAAGCAGAGCGCGCGTGGTGGTCATGGCCAAGTACCCCTTCCAAGCGGAGCTCGCACGCAGCTTCGGAGCGGACAGCGTCGTATGCTCGCGGCAGAGCGAGGACTACTTCAAAGAGCTCGCGGCCGCGCTCGGCGGCAAGGTGCTCAGGCCCATGGTAGGCAAGAGAATCGTGCGAGGCGGAGCCGACGTGGTGTTCGAGTGCGTCGGGAGTTCCGTGAGCATAGACGACGCCTTGAGGTTCACGCGATCGGGCGGGAAGATGGTGCTCGTGGGCCTCGCGGCGTTTCCGAAGGGAGTGGACTGGACGCCTATCTGGCTCAACGAGATCACCGTCCGCGGTTCGTTCTGGTGTGGCGGTGAGACGTACATGGGCGGGGCGACCACGACGTACAGGCTCGCGTACGGGCTCCTCAAGGAGCGCAAGGTGTCGCTTGCGAGGCTGCTAACCCACAGGTTCAAGCTCGAGGACTATAAGAAGGCCATTGAGGCGAATCTGCACAAGTCCGCCAGCAAGGTCGTGAAGTCAGCGTTCGAGTTCGACTGACTTCCGGCGGTTTGAGGCTCAGTTCCTTTCGCAGCTTCCTGCTCTTCCGTTCGAACGGGGTGCGCTCTGTCGCATCTCTCCTCTCTTCCGGTCTTCCGGCCTCCTAACCCTGGCCATTTCTGCAAACGGCCGCGTCCGGGCGTCCCAACGCGGCCTCGCACGCTTCGCAGCGCCCACCAGGCGCGTCAGTATGAACGGCGCGTAGTGAGCGCATAGCGAGCCCCTCACGCGGCATAATAATCCCGAGCGTCCACTGGTCGGGAGCGATCCAGCTCGCAGATTACGCGGCCTGCGGCGCATCGAGTTTGGAGGGCCCGGTGAACGCTCATTTAGCCACGGAGGTGGCGCTAGGTGAACAGGGCAGCCAAGGCTATTGCGGGGCTCCTCGTCCTCGCGGCCATCGTGGCCGCGATGTCGTATCTCTGTCCTCAGTGGAGTCGGGCAGGCGTTCGCGCTTGGCGTACAGATGACGGCGCTGGTGGAGAAGCCGTCGTGGCCGCGCCCCCCGAAGCCGGTGCGGGCGCCGACGCGAAGTCGTGGAAGCTTGCAGAACCCGGCCAGGCATATGACTACAGCTTCGATCTCATGGCCCGCGTCATCTCGGCTGAGGCCAAAGGCGAGCCATACGTGGGCCAAGTGGCCGTGGGCGCGGTGATCCTCAACCGTGTAGAGCATCCTCATTTCCCCAAGACCATCCCAGGGGTCATTTTCGAACCCGACGCGTTCACGGCAGTGTCCCAGGGGACGGTCTGGCTACAGCCGACAGCCTCTTCCGTGCGGGCCGCGCAGGATGCCCTCTCTGGGTGGGATCCCACCGGCGGAGCCCTCTACTATTACAACCCGGCGAAGGCGACCAACTGGTGGATCACCTCCAGAAGGTACCTTGTGCAGATCGGGCGTCACGTCTTCTTCAGATGACCATGGGTGAGGTGTAGCGCATGAGACGCGCATGGCTGCGCATGGGAGGAGTCGTCCTCGTGATCGTTCTCGGCCTGGCTGCTTTGAGGGAGTACAGGCTCCGGCGTGAGATCGAGCTCAGGGCGGAGAACCAGTACCAGCGGGCGTTCCAAGAGGTCGTGTACCATATTGATGGACTGGAAGAGGAGCTCGCGAAAGCTCTAGCTGCCGGTTCCGCAACCCAGACCACCAAGGCGTTCGCCGACGCGTGGAGACATTCCGAGTCTGCGAGGGCTGCCATAGGGCAGCTCCCTGTGGGGAGCCTGCCGCTCTCCGCCACGGAGGACTTCATCGGCCAGATCTCGGCCTTCACGTACACGCTTGCTCAGAAAGGTGCCACGGGCTCGACCATGAGCGAACGCGAATGGACGATTCTCCGGGACTTCCACAGGCGCGCTGAATTCGCCTCGGGAGAACTCGCGAAAATGGGGCGATCCCTGGCAGCGGGGACGCTGCGGTGGACGGACTTCCAGAGGGACACCGTGGCCGCGGCGGCCGCCCGGCCGGAGCGTGCGTCCGGCGCGGCGCCCTCGAACCAGATCACCAAGGGATTCAAGATGCTCGAGGACGGGATGACGAGGTTCCCATCGCCTGACCTGGAAGGAGTCCTTCCTCCCCCCGCTAGGGAACTGCCGAAGATCGCCGGAGCCGTCATCGGTAGCGACGAGGCGGTTCGGGTCGCGCAGGACTTCATCGGCCGGTCAGCCCTTGCGGGTAGGCGCGCACGGGTGGCGGGAAGGATACAGTCTGACCCTGAGGCCTACAGAGTCCAGGTGCCTGCGAGCGGCGGGCGAGGAACGGTGTGGATCGACGTGTCAGTCAAGGGCGGCAGGGTGCTATGGATGATGGACGAGACCCCGATTGGGGTGGCCACCATCACTCCCGCCATGGCCGAGAGGATAGCCGCGGACTTCCTCGCTTCCAGAGGATTTGAGGGAATGCGACAGATTTCGAGGCAGACACACGAACAGGTGGCAGTGATAGGGTTTGCCAGAGAGCAAGACGGCGTGCTCGTCTATCCGGAGCACGTTGTCGTGAGGGTCGCGCTGGATACGGGGAGGGTGGACGGGTTCGAGGGCACAAACTACCAGGTTTTCCACAAAGCCAGGAGGTACCCCAAACCCGGCGTGACCGAGGCCAAAGCGAGAGCCGCGCTCAACCCCAGGCTTGATGTCACAGCTGTGCGGCTTGCGGTTGTCATGGACGATTTCTACCGTGAAACCCTGATGTACGAGTTCAGGGGCACGATAGATGACAAGACCTACCTTGTGTACATCAATGCAGCTACTGGGGAAGAAGAGGAGATCAAGACCGTCGGGCCGCAGGGTATTGGGATCACATGACGCGTAACTACGATGTAGTGGTGGTCGGGGCGGGGCCAGCTGGCTCGACCGCAGCGCGCATCGCGGCGGAGCGTGGCCTCTCCGTCCTCCTCATGGACAAAGCCGGGTTTCCGAGGGACAAACCCTGTGCCGGTGGCGTCACCGCGAAAGCTCTCCGCGAGATCGGACTCGAGTTGCCTGCTTCCGTTGTCGAGCGTGAAATCATGGGAATCAAAGTCGTCTCGTCGACCGGCAGGTGGATCTCGGCGAGAGACTCCAAGAGGCTCGGAGTGACCGTCCGGCGATCGATTCTTGACATGTTCCTCGTCACGAGGGCAGTGGAAGCGGGCGCCGACTTTCTCGACAATGCCCCTCTCCTGAAGCTGGAGACGGAGCCCGACGCCCTAGGTGAACGCTACCTGGTGACCACGGACCGCGGACGGTTCAGAGCGAGAGCCGTCATAGGCGCTGACGGGGCGTACGGAAAGACGGCCAGGCTCGCGGGGATCAGAGACCGGTGGTCCAAGTGGGAGCTGGGCACGTCGTTGTCCGCGGAGATTGATCTCACCTCCGAGTCTGCCCATGACGGGGTTCCTGAGTCGGACCTCATTGAGCTCTACCTAGTGCCGCCCTTGCGTGCTGCGTTCGGTTGGGCTTTTCATCGCAGAGCGGGGCTGCACGTGGGCGTAGGGACCACAGCCTTCGACGCATCCAGGCTTCTCGGATCATTCCGAGCCCACTTCAGGCGCGTTGCCGACTTCCAGCGGCTGGACATCCCGTGTCCGAGGGCACGAGGATACATTCTA is a window of Bacillota bacterium DNA encoding:
- a CDS encoding Nif3-like dinuclear metal center hexameric protein is translated as MDLCQVVQHLDSYLRTDEIDDSSLNGLQVETDRDVTRVAAAVDASFSAFARAREAGAQLLLVHHGLFWGKAPLRGPLYRRVKFLIDNEMGLYAAHLPLDMHPEVGNNAQLAKMIGLENARPFLRYRGSLIGLVGEVEETSLQDLASTVERCLGSPVKLLEFGKRKVVRVAICSGGAGSDLIQAVEAGADVYLTGEASHEAATLARDAGINVVFGGHYATETLGPKALARHVQDALGIPSVFIESPTGI
- a CDS encoding pyridoxal phosphate-dependent aminotransferase family protein is translated as MSTPANSLQKRVNAFSSRLAKVKNDDLYFYLQKVDALDGARVQIDGRWKVIFSSYSYLGLITHPRINAAANKATDELGTGTHGVRILAGTTRLHVALERKMAEFMRTEDAIAFSSGFLANVATISSLMGKGDAVICDELSHASLVDGCRLSRAEFLWAKHNDLDDMERILADAKDKYRGKLVIVDAVYSMDGDVAPVPDLIELANKYDAWLLVDEAHSLGVLGETGHGIQEYFGLPAGAIHILTGSLSKTIPAVGGYAAGKADFISFLRHNARGFVFSAALPPAAAAAACEAFDVIEEEQWRIGKLRRNIERFVDGLSELGYNTLNTKSSVIPIVIGDEETTLKLTMLLHNQGIFICPILPPAVPPKTCRLRANVLASHTDEDIDFALECLARSGEQLGIIGAGRQAAL
- a CDS encoding alcohol dehydrogenase catalytic domain-containing protein, with protein sequence MKAVQFLGTVPRYLFSKAVGALTEKAFYGVGSGVVLREVEEPQLPSAKWVKVKTRYSGICGSDINLILLHDSPSSSPYVSFPFTFGHENCGTVVEVGAAVDQVRVGQRVLVDPVLSCGPREIAQKCDFCRRGDYSLCQNFTEGIVSPGFAIGLCRDTGGGWGEVFVAHESQVIPLDDDVTFEDAVVVDAFCSALHPVLRNFPDDRDTCLVMGAGVVGISVVAALRALGSRARVVVMAKYPFQAELARSFGADSVVCSRQSEDYFKELAAALGGKVLRPMVGKRIVRGGADVVFECVGSSVSIDDALRFTRSGGKMVLVGLAAFPKGVDWTPIWLNEITVRGSFWCGGETYMGGATTTYRLAYGLLKERKVSLARLLTHRFKLEDYKKAIEANLHKSASKVVKSAFEFD
- a CDS encoding cell wall hydrolase, translated to MNRAAKAIAGLLVLAAIVAAMSYLCPQWSRAGVRAWRTDDGAGGEAVVAAPPEAGAGADAKSWKLAEPGQAYDYSFDLMARVISAEAKGEPYVGQVAVGAVILNRVEHPHFPKTIPGVIFEPDAFTAVSQGTVWLQPTASSVRAAQDALSGWDPTGGALYYYNPAKATNWWITSRRYLVQIGRHVFFR
- the ypeB gene encoding germination protein YpeB, which produces MRRAWLRMGGVVLVIVLGLAALREYRLRREIELRAENQYQRAFQEVVYHIDGLEEELAKALAAGSATQTTKAFADAWRHSESARAAIGQLPVGSLPLSATEDFIGQISAFTYTLAQKGATGSTMSEREWTILRDFHRRAEFASGELAKMGRSLAAGTLRWTDFQRDTVAAAAARPERASGAAPSNQITKGFKMLEDGMTRFPSPDLEGVLPPPARELPKIAGAVIGSDEAVRVAQDFIGRSALAGRRARVAGRIQSDPEAYRVQVPASGGRGTVWIDVSVKGGRVLWMMDETPIGVATITPAMAERIAADFLASRGFEGMRQISRQTHEQVAVIGFAREQDGVLVYPEHVVVRVALDTGRVDGFEGTNYQVFHKARRYPKPGVTEAKARAALNPRLDVTAVRLAVVMDDFYRETLMYEFRGTIDDKTYLVYINAATGEEEEIKTVGPQGIGIT
- a CDS encoding geranylgeranyl reductase family protein produces the protein MTRNYDVVVVGAGPAGSTAARIAAERGLSVLLMDKAGFPRDKPCAGGVTAKALREIGLELPASVVEREIMGIKVVSSTGRWISARDSKRLGVTVRRSILDMFLVTRAVEAGADFLDNAPLLKLETEPDALGERYLVTTDRGRFRARAVIGADGAYGKTARLAGIRDRWSKWELGTSLSAEIDLTSESAHDGVPESDLIELYLVPPLRAAFGWAFHRRAGLHVGVGTTAFDASRLLGSFRAHFRRVADFQRLDIPCPRARGYILPTGGFRRAVAKGAVLLAGDAGGFVDPFSGEGIYGAIRSGKMAAETVADAARSGYFSGVARAYTARVRSEFSRDFRLSMTLAALLGAKDGLPFALVEANPDLVFLLADILYRPGSYAHLFATSLLRSPRVLAKLFLARLGLVPTGSVRISR